The following are encoded in a window of Roseimaritima ulvae genomic DNA:
- the uvrA gene encoding excinuclease ABC subunit UvrA, whose protein sequence is MTTTEITVRGAREHNLRDVNLKLPRGKLICFSGVSGSGKSSLAFDTLYAEGQRRYVESLSNYARQFMGQMPKPDVEYISGLSPSISVSQKSTGNNPRSTVGTVTEIHDFLRVLYARVGTPHCPSCAEPITAQTRDAILGRVLALPEDATLSLLAPLVRRQKGEFRDLFEDLRKQGFSRARVDGEFIQLAEPPQLDRQHRHDVEVLLERMPPHKRDRGRIGEAVDIALKLGSGNLIAVLSVHSDDPDLPDNDRDILFSSQYACGKCGRSFPPPSPQLFSFNSPQGMCTSCDGLGHLYTFVPELLIPDDSLSLRGGAVTLLGKWADIGRYRRHIYNGAAKWIERTLELEAGDALKLPWRDLPPPAQQLWLWGADEAIDFEWAGGKKATKYQGNFEGLIPELLERYRTTNNKMQLRQLEKFMNTMDCPDCHGHRLNPQALAVRLTTGDESFRDRSLSIAEVSNLSIEELFRFFSNVELDDTSQLIAGEALKEICARIGFLLGVGLDYLTLARTAPTLSGGESQRIRLAAQIGSGLVGVLYILDEPSIGLHPRDNDRLIETLLHLRDTGNTLIVVEHDEDTMRAADLIVDFGPGPGVRGGQVVATGDCAALAAKSNSITGKFLSGEEQIAIPETLRQPDERLLKINGATHNNLKNIDVTIPLGTLCCVTGVSGSGKSSLIGDILEPALRRDLNGAESEPGEHESIEGLEHLDKTIAIDQTPIGRTPRSNPATYVKVFDEIRNLFAQLSESKARGYTASRFSFNVDGGRCSACDGNGANKLEMDFMADIWVTCPVCNGHRYNRETLAVKFKKHSIADVLELDIAQALKLFKNIPKVATKLQTLVDVGLEYLKLGQPSPTLSGGEAQRIKLSRELSKRSTGRTLYVLDEPTTGLHFADIRMLLKVLHGLTDLGNTVLIVEHNQDVIKTADWVIDLGPEGGADGGHLLACGTPAEIAAHPESHTGRALAKVMNIRRKDSKRVAAQRSSAVVRPPDSNTAVDILVEGAEQHNLKSVNARIPRDAMTVFCGPSGSGKSSLAMDTIYAEGQRRYVESLSSYARQFIGQVQKPRVERIEGLSPAVALEQKNLGHSPRSTVGTVTEIYDYFRILMARAGKMYCPGCQKPVGTQTSDQIVDKVLSLPEGTRALLLAPLERAPHQDPREMWGDLKKLGYARVRVDGKTCAIDDAPPLDVRRTHRLQVVIDRIVIRDEERSRIADSVEQGLSLGAGVISVALADDQRDETQWTETRHSQHLACEHCGRSFTPLTPHHFSFNSAVGWCPQCDGLGTQTGTNPAALLSDSRATLADGAALLWPNLNHSVARWMLSAFSRQTGVPLNVPIDELSMLHRRSLYHGTGNRWIEVRQSDIDADQAKRDAANADAADSEADMLAEDDSSPVLFRYQFKGFYPALEEAARLSSKLRMRLDQYVDEIDCSACQGTRVREDAAAVRFADFTIGDYVRMPLSRLAETVNRWKLDRREKKIAGELVREIKQRTKFLLDVGLDYLTIGRGAATLSGGEAQRIRLASQLGSGLCGVLYVLDEPTIGLHPRDNDRLLGAMHRLRDLGNTLLVVEHDHDVIAGSDYLCDFGPGAGRHGGQIVAEGAPLAVEPVEHSVTAPYINGTRAIPYPQNRRPVVPRNASKSRDPNWLTIYEASENNLKDVTVSIPLGVFVAVTGPSGSGKSSLIDDILYPSLARLLHRARVKPGRHDRIEGMRNIDKVIRVDQSPLGNSPSSNPATYTGLFDLIRNEFASLPAAQERRFTARQFSFNVPAGRCEACEGSGQRKIEMHFLPDVWVQCEECQGKRYTDDVLAVQYHGHSIADVLNLSCGDALHLFGDQPRIARILQTICDVGLDYVTLGQAAPTLSGGEAQRVKLAAELARPDTGRTLYLLDEPTTGLHFDDIVKLLSVMQRLVEAGNTVLVIEHNLDVIKCADWIIDMGPEAGAEGGRVVVEGSPEQVSQYALEAKKARGRRRAKMPRSYTGEFLHEVLQQTPAETRRDPLEADATPARRTEDTEPEDAEPDEAVAMDHAAFDAAPLAASPWEALGRRWHTLEKGFPQNTKPQWPLELADRTLKLMEEIAGEDSLSFERDLVQVRQSGSRSNWATLETKVPESLKVTLAGPSEAVDPELLAGLKVGQPVAVEKNGETSVTLHLTDVKHVRSRKLKSFLKSHLQNSQ, encoded by the coding sequence ATGACGACAACCGAAATCACGGTCCGCGGTGCTCGAGAACACAATCTTCGGGATGTGAATCTCAAATTGCCTCGCGGGAAACTGATCTGCTTCTCGGGCGTCTCGGGCAGCGGCAAATCTTCGCTTGCCTTCGACACCCTATATGCTGAAGGACAAAGACGTTACGTCGAATCGCTCAGTAACTACGCCCGCCAGTTTATGGGCCAGATGCCCAAGCCTGACGTGGAGTATATCAGCGGCCTTAGCCCCTCGATCTCCGTTAGCCAAAAGTCGACCGGGAATAACCCCCGTAGCACCGTCGGCACGGTCACCGAAATCCATGATTTTCTTCGCGTCCTTTACGCCCGCGTGGGAACGCCCCACTGCCCGAGCTGTGCCGAACCCATCACGGCTCAGACACGCGATGCCATCCTGGGCCGCGTCCTCGCTCTGCCCGAAGACGCCACGCTGTCCCTGCTGGCGCCCCTCGTCCGTCGCCAAAAAGGGGAATTTCGCGACCTGTTCGAGGACCTCCGCAAACAGGGCTTCTCCCGCGCCCGGGTCGATGGCGAATTCATCCAGCTGGCCGAACCGCCACAGCTCGATCGGCAGCACCGGCACGACGTGGAAGTGCTGCTCGAACGCATGCCGCCCCACAAACGCGATCGCGGACGGATCGGAGAAGCGGTCGATATAGCCCTCAAACTGGGCAGCGGGAACCTGATCGCCGTGCTGTCGGTCCATAGCGATGATCCCGACCTGCCCGACAACGATCGCGACATCCTGTTTTCGTCTCAATACGCCTGCGGCAAATGCGGACGCAGCTTCCCGCCCCCCTCGCCGCAACTGTTCAGCTTCAACAGTCCCCAGGGCATGTGCACCTCCTGCGACGGCTTGGGGCACCTGTACACGTTCGTCCCCGAATTGTTGATCCCCGATGACTCGCTCTCGCTTCGCGGCGGTGCCGTCACACTGCTGGGCAAATGGGCGGACATTGGACGCTACCGGCGACATATCTACAACGGAGCCGCCAAGTGGATCGAACGCACGCTGGAATTGGAAGCAGGAGACGCGCTGAAACTGCCCTGGCGAGACCTACCGCCACCAGCCCAACAGCTGTGGCTGTGGGGGGCCGATGAAGCGATCGATTTCGAATGGGCGGGCGGCAAAAAGGCCACCAAGTACCAAGGCAACTTCGAAGGCCTGATCCCCGAATTGTTGGAACGCTACCGCACAACCAACAACAAAATGCAGCTGCGGCAATTGGAAAAGTTCATGAACACCATGGACTGCCCCGATTGCCACGGCCACCGCTTGAATCCGCAAGCCCTGGCCGTGCGACTGACCACCGGCGATGAATCGTTTCGCGACCGGTCGCTATCCATCGCGGAAGTCTCGAACCTGTCGATCGAAGAACTGTTTCGCTTCTTCTCCAACGTCGAATTGGACGACACCAGCCAGTTGATCGCCGGCGAAGCCCTGAAAGAAATTTGCGCTCGGATCGGGTTTTTGCTGGGCGTAGGACTCGACTACCTGACGCTCGCTCGAACCGCACCCACGCTCTCGGGCGGCGAATCGCAACGCATCCGCTTGGCGGCTCAGATCGGCAGTGGGTTGGTCGGCGTGCTGTACATTTTGGATGAACCATCGATCGGGCTGCACCCCCGTGACAACGATCGACTGATCGAAACCCTGCTGCACCTACGGGACACAGGCAATACGTTGATCGTGGTCGAACACGACGAAGATACGATGCGAGCGGCCGACTTGATCGTCGATTTCGGGCCCGGACCCGGCGTCCGTGGCGGCCAAGTCGTGGCGACCGGCGACTGCGCGGCTCTGGCGGCCAAGTCCAACAGCATCACCGGAAAATTTCTCTCCGGCGAAGAGCAGATCGCCATCCCGGAAACGCTGCGCCAGCCGGACGAACGCCTGCTGAAGATCAACGGCGCCACGCACAACAATCTGAAAAACATCGACGTCACGATTCCTCTGGGAACGCTGTGCTGCGTGACCGGCGTGTCGGGCAGCGGCAAAAGTTCGTTGATCGGCGACATCCTGGAACCGGCTCTGCGACGCGATCTGAACGGCGCCGAATCCGAACCCGGGGAACACGAAAGCATCGAGGGCCTCGAACACCTGGACAAGACGATCGCCATCGATCAAACCCCGATCGGGCGAACGCCGCGCAGCAACCCGGCGACGTACGTCAAAGTGTTCGACGAAATCCGCAACCTATTCGCTCAGCTTTCCGAATCCAAAGCCCGCGGCTATACAGCCAGCCGCTTCAGCTTTAACGTCGACGGCGGTCGCTGCAGCGCATGCGATGGCAACGGCGCGAATAAGTTAGAGATGGATTTCATGGCCGACATCTGGGTCACTTGCCCAGTATGCAACGGCCATCGCTACAACCGCGAAACGCTGGCGGTGAAGTTCAAAAAGCATTCGATCGCCGACGTGCTGGAATTGGACATTGCCCAAGCGCTGAAGCTGTTCAAAAACATTCCCAAGGTCGCTACCAAACTGCAGACCTTGGTCGACGTGGGACTGGAGTATCTGAAGCTGGGTCAGCCCTCACCGACCCTCTCCGGTGGCGAAGCTCAACGTATCAAATTGTCGCGTGAATTAAGCAAACGTTCGACCGGTCGCACCTTGTACGTGTTGGATGAACCGACCACCGGCTTGCACTTTGCCGATATCCGCATGCTGCTGAAAGTGCTGCACGGGTTGACCGATTTGGGCAACACGGTGTTGATCGTCGAACACAACCAGGACGTTATCAAGACGGCGGACTGGGTGATCGACCTGGGCCCTGAAGGCGGTGCGGACGGCGGGCATCTGTTGGCTTGTGGGACGCCGGCCGAAATCGCCGCGCATCCAGAAAGCCACACCGGGCGAGCGTTGGCCAAGGTGATGAACATTCGCCGCAAGGATTCCAAACGGGTGGCCGCCCAGCGGAGCAGCGCGGTGGTTCGCCCGCCCGACTCCAACACCGCCGTGGATATCCTGGTCGAAGGCGCCGAACAACACAATCTAAAGTCCGTCAACGCACGGATCCCACGTGACGCGATGACCGTGTTCTGTGGACCGAGCGGCAGCGGCAAGTCGTCGCTGGCGATGGATACCATCTATGCCGAAGGACAACGCCGCTACGTGGAATCGCTGTCCTCGTACGCTCGGCAATTTATCGGACAGGTTCAAAAACCGCGCGTCGAACGGATCGAAGGCCTCTCGCCCGCGGTCGCGCTGGAACAAAAGAATCTGGGACATTCGCCGCGAAGTACCGTGGGCACGGTCACGGAAATCTACGACTACTTCCGCATCTTGATGGCTCGCGCGGGAAAGATGTACTGCCCGGGTTGCCAGAAACCGGTCGGTACCCAGACGTCGGACCAGATCGTCGACAAAGTCCTGTCGCTACCCGAAGGCACTCGCGCCTTGTTGCTGGCTCCGCTGGAACGAGCTCCTCATCAAGACCCGCGTGAAATGTGGGGAGACCTGAAGAAGTTGGGTTACGCCCGCGTGCGGGTCGATGGCAAGACCTGTGCGATCGACGATGCCCCGCCACTGGATGTGCGACGAACGCATCGCCTGCAAGTGGTGATCGACCGCATCGTGATCCGCGACGAAGAGCGGAGCCGTATCGCCGACAGCGTGGAACAAGGCCTGAGTCTGGGAGCCGGCGTGATCAGCGTGGCTCTGGCCGATGATCAACGCGACGAAACGCAGTGGACGGAAACACGTCACAGCCAACATCTGGCCTGCGAACATTGCGGACGTTCGTTTACGCCGCTAACGCCGCACCACTTTTCCTTCAACTCCGCGGTCGGCTGGTGCCCGCAGTGCGATGGCCTGGGAACTCAAACCGGTACCAACCCGGCGGCCCTGCTGAGCGATTCGCGAGCGACGCTGGCCGATGGGGCGGCGCTGCTGTGGCCCAATCTAAATCATTCGGTCGCCCGTTGGATGCTGTCGGCCTTCTCGCGACAAACGGGCGTGCCCCTGAATGTCCCCATCGATGAACTGTCGATGCTGCACCGGCGGTCGCTGTATCACGGTACGGGCAACCGCTGGATCGAAGTGCGGCAATCGGATATCGACGCCGACCAAGCAAAACGCGATGCCGCCAACGCCGACGCCGCGGACAGCGAAGCCGACATGCTGGCCGAAGACGACAGCTCTCCGGTGTTGTTCCGTTATCAGTTCAAAGGCTTCTATCCGGCGCTCGAAGAAGCGGCTCGACTGTCTTCCAAACTCCGCATGCGACTGGACCAGTACGTCGACGAAATCGATTGTTCGGCTTGCCAGGGCACCCGCGTGCGTGAAGACGCGGCCGCGGTGCGATTCGCCGATTTCACCATCGGCGATTACGTTCGCATGCCCTTGTCGCGATTGGCCGAGACGGTGAATCGCTGGAAGCTGGATCGGCGAGAAAAGAAAATTGCCGGCGAGTTGGTTCGAGAAATCAAACAACGCACTAAGTTCCTGCTGGACGTGGGGCTGGACTATCTGACCATCGGCCGCGGCGCCGCGACGCTGTCCGGGGGCGAAGCTCAACGCATTCGTTTGGCCTCGCAGTTGGGCAGCGGCCTGTGCGGCGTGCTGTACGTGCTGGACGAACCGACGATTGGTTTACATCCTCGCGACAACGATCGACTGCTGGGCGCGATGCACCGCCTGCGTGACTTGGGCAACACTTTGTTGGTGGTGGAACATGATCACGATGTGATCGCTGGCAGCGATTACCTATGTGACTTCGGGCCTGGTGCGGGACGGCACGGCGGCCAGATCGTGGCCGAAGGCGCACCGCTGGCGGTTGAACCGGTCGAGCATTCGGTGACGGCGCCATACATTAACGGTACACGCGCGATCCCCTACCCTCAGAACCGCCGACCTGTGGTGCCTCGCAATGCGAGCAAGTCGCGGGACCCTAATTGGCTGACGATTTACGAAGCGTCCGAAAATAACCTGAAAGACGTGACGGTGTCGATTCCGTTGGGCGTGTTCGTAGCCGTGACGGGACCATCGGGCAGCGGCAAAAGTTCATTGATCGATGATATTCTGTATCCCTCCTTGGCGCGGTTGCTGCACCGGGCTCGCGTGAAACCCGGACGGCATGATCGCATCGAAGGCATGCGCAATATCGACAAAGTCATCCGCGTCGATCAGTCGCCGCTGGGCAATTCGCCGTCGAGTAACCCGGCCACGTACACGGGGCTGTTCGATCTGATTCGCAACGAGTTCGCCAGCTTGCCGGCCGCTCAAGAACGTCGCTTCACGGCCCGCCAATTTAGCTTCAACGTGCCGGCGGGACGCTGTGAAGCCTGCGAGGGATCGGGCCAACGAAAAATCGAAATGCACTTCTTACCCGATGTGTGGGTGCAGTGTGAAGAGTGTCAAGGGAAACGCTATACCGATGACGTGTTGGCGGTGCAGTACCACGGCCACAGTATCGCCGATGTGCTGAACCTGTCCTGTGGCGACGCCTTACACCTGTTTGGCGACCAGCCGCGGATCGCACGGATTCTGCAAACGATTTGCGACGTGGGACTGGACTACGTGACCCTGGGGCAAGCTGCACCGACGTTGTCCGGAGGCGAAGCCCAACGCGTTAAGCTGGCCGCCGAATTGGCTCGCCCCGATACCGGTCGCACACTTTACCTGCTGGACGAACCCACGACCGGTTTGCATTTTGACGATATCGTCAAGTTGCTGTCGGTAATGCAACGGTTGGTCGAAGCAGGCAACACGGTGCTGGTCATCGAACACAACTTAGACGTGATCAAATGCGCCGACTGGATCATCGACATGGGGCCCGAAGCCGGTGCCGAGGGCGGTCGTGTGGTGGTGGAAGGATCTCCCGAACAGGTCAGCCAATACGCATTGGAAGCCAAAAAGGCACGAGGCCGTCGACGCGCTAAGATGCCGCGGAGTTACACCGGCGAGTTCCTGCACGAAGTGCTGCAGCAGACTCCGGCGGAAACCCGACGCGATCCGCTGGAAGCCGATGCCACGCCTGCGCGACGCACAGAAGACACCGAACCGGAAGACGCCGAGCCAGACGAAGCCGTGGCCATGGATCATGCGGCGTTTGATGCTGCCCCGTTGGCCGCTTCGCCTTGGGAAGCTCTGGGACGCCGCTGGCATACGCTGGAGAAAGGGTTCCCGCAAAACACCAAGCCGCAGTGGCCTTTGGAACTGGCCGATCGAACGCTGAAGTTGATGGAAGAGATCGCTGGAGAAGATTCGCTGAGCTTTGAACGCGATCTGGTGCAGGTCCGCCAATCCGGTTCGCGATCGAATTGGGCCACGCTGGAAACCAAAGTTCCCGAATCGTTGAAGGTCACGTTGGCCGGACCCAGCGAAGCGGTCGATCCGGAATTGTTGGCTGGATTAAAAGTCGGCCAACCGGTGGCGGTGGAGAAGAATGGGGAGACCAGTGTGACGCTGCACCTGACGGACGTGAAGCACGTCCGCAGCCGCAAATTAAAATCCTTTCTCAAGTCGCATCTGCAAAACTCCCAGTAA
- a CDS encoding dockerin type I domain-containing protein: protein MTLERLCDRRVLAAITGIVFEDANETLRLDDGETGLEDRIVYLDLNQDGRPGMGEPLQRTTAEGGFQFDNLEVGDYVVRLYNGTASQRQTFPVAPQLEDNLLQISDVQLQTTSSDGALVYGLVDNSVARIDHQTGDIQTLSLGGPGHAIHPLPDGDLLVLADAAKNPINAAWVVSFDESLVTPLDLGLQPGESGWASATLNAQGRGVLTAYNDAGQPSALRSLVFENGQLHATTTPFEVVAGTSTLSSGEGTLTLFAIPQEDGLQLIQWSNATGEVIPDTLTTITDGVQLEAFDEDSGLTVVRTNDDELLVLDAANGYATLDRIEGVQGPIVLDGLRDILYGQDEDTNLVIYDIQAMEITAVVNMPLPRAGEMTLIDEGRAILLGGDYAVLRVQLDRATGHLVQLASEEASADLLFGLFVQEENTAPVFQSSPVFQTAEDTPLLRGEPTLLTHGVDQDVNDRFIVLKASDPGAGTVRVGAGGNFVYNPAQDVFGQDQFEILLHDGRSVSAPTPVRINIAPVNDPIGPILVDLPPVIPEDIQPGVPLGVIDIVNVDAGEQIDIQVLDQRFLIENGQLVLADGVQLDFEGGVLEELTITATHTILSEDPEEAYYETISTTVPLQIGDVNEPVLGVNVNRPLHVTENSPGFGWLAELYAIDQDYVGDYTYEVDDERFEIADDQIRLKPDVALDHETDDGMEITITVHDGPFQASDKFPVHVADLNEVITGIAFPANTIRERIEGAVVGQMRVDDPDQPTTARLTVDDSRFEFVGTTLKLRDGVSVRADVPLISLVLTVTDESYPRFTEDLPVELTVLENPLPFHNESYPLDVDGSGGVDPNDVLQIINYLNQHGPGPIERPNVSGAPVYYDVNGDGMVTPLDALLVINQLNLENRKQVDSTVGGDEPPQSESPQGEAPQGKAGLDSFAAGPSPASSEAIDQAVLSYYVFDDPDEDEESLFDDGPEQLG, encoded by the coding sequence TTGACACTGGAACGTTTGTGTGATCGCCGGGTGCTGGCGGCCATCACGGGAATCGTCTTCGAGGACGCCAACGAGACGTTGCGATTGGACGATGGCGAAACGGGCCTGGAAGATCGCATCGTGTACCTGGATTTGAACCAGGACGGTCGCCCGGGAATGGGCGAACCCCTGCAGCGGACGACGGCCGAGGGCGGGTTTCAGTTCGACAACCTGGAAGTCGGCGATTACGTCGTTCGACTCTACAACGGCACCGCTTCGCAGCGGCAGACTTTTCCCGTTGCGCCGCAACTGGAAGACAACCTGCTGCAGATTTCCGACGTCCAACTGCAAACCACCAGCTCAGATGGGGCACTGGTTTATGGCTTGGTCGACAATTCCGTTGCCCGTATCGACCACCAAACCGGCGACATCCAAACGCTCTCATTGGGCGGCCCGGGCCACGCCATCCATCCGCTGCCCGATGGCGACCTGCTGGTCCTAGCAGACGCGGCTAAAAACCCTATCAACGCCGCCTGGGTGGTCTCTTTTGATGAGTCCCTGGTCACGCCGCTGGACTTGGGCCTGCAACCGGGCGAATCCGGCTGGGCTTCGGCGACGCTGAACGCTCAGGGCCGAGGCGTACTGACAGCGTACAACGACGCCGGCCAACCCTCGGCGTTGCGAAGCCTGGTGTTTGAAAACGGTCAACTGCACGCCACAACGACGCCCTTCGAAGTCGTCGCCGGAACGAGCACGCTGAGCAGCGGCGAGGGCACGCTGACTTTGTTCGCGATTCCCCAAGAAGACGGGCTGCAGCTGATCCAGTGGAGCAACGCGACGGGCGAGGTGATCCCCGATACGCTGACCACGATTACCGACGGCGTCCAGCTGGAAGCGTTTGATGAAGACAGCGGGCTGACCGTCGTCCGCACCAACGATGATGAATTGCTGGTGCTCGACGCCGCCAACGGCTACGCAACGCTGGACCGCATCGAAGGCGTGCAGGGCCCGATCGTCCTGGATGGACTCCGCGACATCCTGTACGGGCAAGATGAGGACACCAATCTGGTGATCTACGACATCCAAGCCATGGAAATCACGGCGGTCGTCAACATGCCCCTGCCGCGGGCCGGCGAGATGACCTTGATCGACGAGGGCCGCGCGATCTTGCTGGGCGGGGATTACGCCGTGCTGCGTGTCCAGCTGGACCGGGCCACCGGACACCTCGTACAGCTGGCCAGTGAAGAAGCCTCGGCCGACTTGCTGTTTGGACTGTTCGTTCAGGAAGAAAACACGGCTCCCGTCTTCCAGTCTTCGCCCGTTTTCCAAACCGCCGAAGACACCCCGCTGTTGCGCGGCGAGCCCACGCTGCTCACTCACGGCGTCGACCAGGACGTCAACGATCGGTTTATCGTGCTCAAAGCTTCCGACCCGGGTGCCGGCACGGTTCGCGTGGGTGCCGGTGGCAACTTTGTTTACAACCCGGCGCAGGACGTGTTTGGTCAGGACCAGTTTGAGATCCTCCTGCACGACGGACGTAGCGTCTCGGCCCCCACCCCAGTTCGCATCAATATCGCTCCGGTCAACGATCCGATCGGTCCGATCTTGGTGGACCTCCCACCGGTGATCCCTGAAGACATCCAACCCGGCGTCCCGCTGGGGGTGATCGACATTGTCAACGTCGATGCCGGCGAGCAGATCGACATCCAAGTTCTCGACCAGCGGTTTTTAATCGAGAACGGACAATTGGTGTTGGCCGATGGCGTTCAGCTGGACTTTGAAGGCGGGGTGCTGGAAGAGCTGACGATCACCGCCACCCATACCATCCTCTCGGAAGACCCTGAAGAAGCGTATTACGAAACCATCTCCACGACGGTCCCGCTCCAAATCGGCGATGTTAACGAACCGGTATTGGGCGTCAACGTGAACAGGCCCCTGCACGTGACCGAAAACTCGCCCGGCTTCGGCTGGCTTGCCGAGTTATACGCGATCGACCAGGACTATGTGGGCGACTACACCTACGAAGTGGACGACGAACGTTTTGAAATCGCCGACGACCAAATCCGGCTGAAGCCCGACGTGGCGTTGGACCATGAAACCGACGACGGTATGGAAATCACCATCACCGTTCATGACGGTCCCTTCCAGGCCTCCGACAAGTTTCCCGTTCACGTCGCAGACTTAAACGAAGTGATCACGGGCATCGCCTTCCCAGCCAACACGATCCGGGAACGTATCGAAGGGGCGGTCGTCGGTCAGATGCGGGTCGATGATCCGGACCAGCCCACTACGGCTCGCTTGACCGTCGATGACAGCCGTTTCGAATTTGTCGGCACCACGCTGAAACTTCGCGATGGCGTTTCGGTCCGCGCGGACGTGCCGCTGATCTCGCTGGTCTTAACCGTCACCGACGAAAGCTACCCACGGTTTACCGAAGACCTGCCGGTGGAACTGACGGTGCTAGAAAACCCTTTGCCTTTCCACAACGAAAGCTACCCGCTGGACGTCGATGGTAGCGGCGGCGTGGACCCCAACGACGTGCTGCAGATCATCAACTACCTAAACCAACACGGCCCCGGCCCGATTGAACGCCCCAATGTCAGCGGCGCCCCGGTCTACTACGACGTCAATGGCGACGGCATGGTTACCCCGCTCGACGCCTTGTTGGTGATCAACCAACTGAACCTTGAGAACCGCAAGCAAGTGGATTCCACCGTCGGCGGAGACGAACCGCCGCAGAGTGAGTCGCCCCAGGGCGAAGCCCCCCAAGGCAAAGCCGGCCTGGACTCTTTCGCAGCCGGCCCTTCGCCAGCATCCTCCGAAGCCATCGACCAGGCCGTACTGAGCTACTACGTGTTTGACGATCCGGACGAGGACGAGGAATCGCTGTTCGACGACGGGCCCGAACAGTTGGGTTAG
- the rph gene encoding ribonuclease PH — protein MRASDQLRDIEIQRPYLGQSPGSVLYRSGDTAVLCTASVSDRVPDWMVGKGKGWVTAEYAMLPHSTGTRKSRDRGGKVDGRTTEIQRLIGRSLRAVVDLQALGERMVTVDCDVLQADGGTRTAAITGGYIAMVDAIRSALPGCLIGTPPLTDSVAAVSVGVVDGRVVLDLDYELDFAAAVDMNVVMTGSGRFVEIQGTGEEATFDDAELTELLRLARQGIEQLTARQQQILA, from the coding sequence ATGCGTGCCAGCGACCAATTGCGTGATATTGAGATTCAGCGACCCTATTTGGGCCAATCGCCGGGCAGCGTGTTGTACCGCAGCGGCGATACGGCCGTGTTATGCACCGCTTCGGTCAGCGACCGTGTGCCGGACTGGATGGTGGGCAAAGGCAAAGGCTGGGTGACGGCCGAGTATGCCATGCTGCCGCACAGCACGGGAACTCGCAAATCGCGTGACCGCGGCGGCAAAGTCGACGGCCGAACGACGGAAATCCAGCGACTGATCGGCCGTTCGTTGCGAGCCGTCGTGGACCTGCAAGCTCTGGGCGAACGGATGGTGACGGTCGACTGTGACGTCCTGCAAGCCGATGGCGGCACTCGCACAGCCGCCATCACCGGGGGCTACATCGCCATGGTTGACGCCATCCGCTCGGCGCTGCCCGGTTGCCTGATCGGCACACCGCCGCTGACCGACTCGGTGGCGGCCGTTAGCGTGGGGGTGGTGGATGGTCGAGTTGTGTTGGATCTGGACTACGAACTGGACTTCGCGGCCGCCGTGGACATGAATGTGGTGATGACCGGCAGCGGACGGTTTGTGGAAATCCAAGGAACCGGCGAAGAGGCCACTTTCGATGACGCCGAACTCACCGAGCTGCTGCGGTTGGCTCGTCAAGGCATCGAACAGCTGACCGCTCGGCAACAGCAGATTCTGGCCTAA